From a region of the Spirochaetaceae bacterium genome:
- a CDS encoding ABC transporter permease: protein MLLFGGDRLGRDVFSRVLYGARISLSVGLVGIFFTFVFGMILGGLSGYLGGMVVTVIQRLVDLLISIPTIPLWMALAAALPRDWPPGRIYFGIVIIFSMIGWTGLARVIRGKLLALREEDFVMAGRIAGAKQGAIIAKHLLPSFASYIIVSLTLAIPQTILGETALSFLGLGLQPPVVSWGVLLQDAQNVQAIAHHGWLLIPCLFVIVTVLMFNFLGDGLRDAADPYSR from the coding sequence GTGCTGCTGTTCGGCGGCGACCGCCTCGGCCGCGACGTGTTCAGCCGCGTCCTGTACGGGGCGCGCATCTCGCTGTCGGTGGGGCTGGTGGGGATCTTCTTCACCTTCGTGTTCGGCATGATCCTGGGAGGCCTGTCGGGCTACCTGGGCGGCATGGTGGTTACGGTGATCCAGCGGCTGGTGGACCTGCTGATCTCGATTCCCACCATTCCGCTGTGGATGGCGTTGGCGGCGGCGCTGCCGCGCGACTGGCCGCCGGGGCGCATCTACTTCGGCATCGTGATCATCTTCTCGATGATCGGCTGGACCGGGCTGGCGCGGGTAATCCGTGGCAAGCTGCTGGCCCTGCGCGAGGAGGACTTCGTGATGGCGGGGCGCATCGCCGGCGCCAAGCAGGGCGCCATCATCGCAAAGCACCTGCTGCCCTCGTTCGCCAGCTACATCATCGTGTCGCTGACGCTGGCCATCCCGCAGACGATCCTGGGCGAGACAGCGCTGAGCTTCCTCGGCCTGGGGCTGCAGCCGCCGGTGGTGAGCTGGGGCGTGCTGCTGCAAGACGCCCAGAACGTGCAGGCGATCGCCCACCACGGCTGGCTGCTGATCCCCTGCCTGTTCGTGATCGTCACCGTGCTGATGTTCAACTTTCTCGGCGACGGCCTGCGCGACGCCGCCGATCCATACTCACGTTAG
- the rhaM gene encoding L-rhamnose mutarotase, which translates to MQRFVFAMKLKPGFEAEYKHRHDEIWPELAREIREAGISDYSIYLAPDSLTLFAVQKLNPDHTAGELPESPVVKKWWAYMADIMDTNPDNLPVTRELPEVFHLD; encoded by the coding sequence ATGCAACGATTTGTTTTCGCCATGAAGCTCAAGCCCGGCTTCGAGGCGGAGTACAAGCACCGCCACGACGAGATCTGGCCCGAGTTGGCCAGGGAGATCCGGGAGGCCGGCATTAGCGACTATTCGATCTACCTCGCCCCCGACTCCCTGACCCTGTTCGCGGTGCAGAAGCTGAACCCGGACCACACGGCCGGGGAGCTGCCGGAGAGTCCCGTGGTCAAGAAGTGGTGGGCCTACATGGCGGACATCATGGATACCAACCCGGACAACTTGCCGGTGACGCGCGAGCTGCCGGAAGTGTTTCACCTCGACTGA
- a CDS encoding alpha-L-rhamnosidase N-terminal domain-containing protein, with protein MVPGLLRNRDSGDREYRGAAVASGDSVLVPWPAAPLASHQSVTCRVRVTGSDGVASDWNEPLAIHAPLLDARERGSDLYDGETYDARLELGGWSRPGYDAGGWQPVEVIEHDLATLTPAAVPPVRAVQEVAPVSIWRAPFGETLVDFGQNLVGRGAHSPGGRAGHRGAGGH; from the coding sequence TTGGTACCAGGCCTCCTACGAAATAGAGATTCCGGCGACCGGGAGTACCGCGGCGCAGCGGTCGCCTCCGGCGACTCGGTGCTGGTGCCGTGGCCGGCGGCGCCGCTGGCGTCACACCAGAGTGTGACCTGCCGGGTGCGGGTCACCGGCAGCGACGGGGTGGCCAGCGACTGGAACGAGCCGCTGGCGATCCATGCGCCGCTGCTGGACGCCCGCGAGCGCGGCTCCGACCTCTACGACGGCGAAACCTACGATGCGCGGCTCGAGTTGGGCGGCTGGTCGCGGCCCGGTTACGACGCCGGCGGCTGGCAGCCGGTCGAGGTGATCGAGCACGACCTGGCCACCCTCACGCCGGCGGCGGTACCGCCGGTGCGCGCCGTCCAGGAGGTGGCTCCCGTGTCGATCTGGCGCGCGCCCTTCGGCGAGACCCTCGTCGACTTCGGCCAGAACCTGGTGGGCCGGGGTGCGCATTCGCCTGGCGGCAGAGCCGGGCACCGAGGTGCCGGCGGGCACTGA
- a CDS encoding family 78 glycoside hydrolase catalytic domain, with protein sequence MPAGTEVTVRHAEVLENGELGVRPLRSAQATDRYLAHGGGPEEWEPRFTFHGFRYAGVRGWPGELRPDDITAVVLHSDMVRTGWFECSPSTP encoded by the coding sequence GTGCCGGCGGGCACTGAAGTGACCGTGCGCCACGCCGAGGTGCTGGAGAACGGCGAGCTGGGGGTGCGCCCGCTGCGCTCCGCCCAGGCCACCGACCGCTACCTTGCCCATGGCGGCGGCCCCGAGGAGTGGGAGCCGCGCTTCACCTTCCACGGCTTCCGCTACGCCGGCGTGCGCGGCTGGCCGGGCGAGTTGCGGCCCGACGACATCACCGCCGTGGTGCTGCACTCCGACATGGTGCGCACCGGCTGGTTCGAGTGCTCACCATCGACTCCGTGA
- a CDS encoding clan AA aspartic protease, translated as MGHVFAGLELSNPRRPDFVPVQVDALVDTGALMLCIPEHVARQLDLETESVREVSVADGRTATVPYVGPLKVAFGKRFCYVGALVIGDEVLLGSVPMEDMDLVVNPGRRQLTVDPASPNVPHARVKRHATTPATVTGTGVEPWPGRLRRRP; from the coding sequence GTGGGCCACGTATTTGCGGGGCTGGAATTGAGCAATCCCCGGCGCCCCGACTTCGTACCGGTACAGGTGGACGCGCTGGTTGATACGGGGGCCCTGATGCTGTGCATTCCGGAGCACGTGGCACGGCAGCTCGACCTCGAAACGGAATCGGTGCGGGAGGTATCGGTCGCGGACGGCAGGACGGCGACCGTACCCTACGTCGGGCCGCTGAAGGTCGCCTTCGGCAAGCGGTTCTGCTACGTCGGCGCGCTGGTGATCGGCGACGAAGTGTTGTTGGGGTCCGTTCCCATGGAAGACATGGACTTGGTCGTGAACCCCGGCCGCCGGCAGCTCACGGTCGATCCCGCCAGTCCCAACGTGCCTCACGCCCGCGTGAAGCGCCACGCCACCACGCCTGCTACCGTCACGGGGACCGGTGTTGAACCGTGGCCGGGACGTCTACGTCGTCGACCATGA